The window GTCAATGCCACCACCGGCATGGAAACCCTTTCGTTTATGAAGTAAGTCTGGGTCGTTGTATCCAAGGCCTGGCCGTTCAAGAATTCAGAACAGCGGATGACAGTGTTTTCGGTAATCTGCTTGGCTGCCGTAATGGATTCGGAATTCTGGGTAGGGAAGGATCCGTCAAAAGTACACTTGACCTGGCCGCCCTGGTTTCCGCTGAGAGGCTGGATTGTCAGGTTGGAATAGAAGCCTGCTGCGGGCAGGTAGCTTTCCTTAGGGGCGTGGTTGTCGTTGTAATCCTTGAGACCGCTGGAAGAACTCTGTACAGGAGCCTTTGCAGAGGAACTGCTGGCGGCAATGCCCTGCTGGATCGAGGAACTGCTGATTCCAATACCCATGGAAGAACTGCTGAAGCCCATGCCCAGGGAGGAGCTGGACAACATCGGATTCGGATTGTTGGGGTCTGTAATCTGGTTGTTAGGATCGTTGGGATCTAGGGGGGCAATAGGGCCCAGATTTCCGTTCGGGTCTTCAATTTGAGAATCACCGAGGCCGGAATCTACAATGGAATCGTTTTCGCCGCTGCAACCGATAATCGCCGCACCTGCAATAAAAGGCAAAAGTTGGAATAATTTTTTATTCATGTTAAAAAACACCTGAAAAAAAGAATTCACCAAACAACCAATTTACCGGGTTCAAAATATATTCTCAATTTGATTATGAAATCTTTGTTAACCTATTGTTTACATGCTTATGTGTAAGAGGTGTGTAAATGTGATGGCCATCAATGGGTGTGGAACAAAAAGTACCGAAAATTTTGATTAAAAACGGCATTTTTGTGTAAAAATTTTTCATGGTGGTGTATACGAAAAAGGCCCGCCGGCATTACGCCGACAGGTCTTCCCTGAGAAAAAATTGTTTGATGAAGAGGTTTACTTCTTACCACATTTACATTCAGCCAAGCACTTGTAACCGAAGCCACCGAGAACGCCGCCGAGGATCGGGGCGACCCAGAAGAGCCACAGCTGTTTGATTGCGGTGCCGCCGACAAATACAGCTACAGCGGTAGAGCGGGCCGGGTTCACGGAGGTGTTGGTCACCGGAATGGAAATCAAGTGGATGAGGGTGAGGCAGAGGCCGATGGCAATGGGAGCAAAGCCAGCCGGAGCGCGGCCGTCGGTAGCGCCCATGATCACGAAGAGGAAGATTGCAGTAAGCACAACTTCGATGAGGAATGCGCTGCACATGCCGAAGGTGGTGCCGCCGAATGCGTTACGGCCGCCTTCGAGGGATTCAGACCAGCCGTTGGTTGCGAATGCGCCAACACCAGCGTTGGTGAGGTCCGGGTGTGCGATGCAGAAGAGAACTGCTGCAGCGATGATACCGCCGATCACCTGTGCAATGATGTAAGCCGGAGCTTCCTTAGCCGGGAAGCGACCGCCAGCGACCTGGCCGAGAGTTACAGCCGGGTTCAGGTGGCAACCAGAAATGTGGCCGAGAGCGTATGCCATGGTGAGAACGGTCAAACCGAAGGCGAGAGAAACGCCAACGTAGCCGATGCCAGTGTTGGGAACGCCGCATGCGAGAACAGCTGCACCGCAGCCGCCGAATACGAGCCAGAAAGTACCGATTGCTTCAGCAATTGCACGAGTAGAAAGTTTCATTTTTACTTCTCCATGAGTTATTCCGGACGAGCCGGGATTTCGTTTGGTAGCGAAAAAATAAAAAATGGACTTTGTACAAACTGCTAAAAACAGGTTATGTAAATGAGAAGTTTCAAAACCCGGTCTGTATTGTGAACTAGGTCACATTTGGTATAATGTTGGTCTTACGGCTGTTTTTGCACAAGCACATATCTGCTAGCGGGGAAGGCTTCTATTAGAACTTTACCTTGATACACCGTGTAATGGGATTGATTGATAAAGGTGCTGTTGTAGGTTGTGCGGGAAACTTCTATTTCAGAACCGCTACCAAATCTCAAATAGTAGTCCTTTCCAGACTTTGTACTAATTGTGTATTTGTGAACAACATTTTCTGTTTGAACCTTCGGAGGTTCATTCAGTCGTTCGGGGAAGGTGGAGAGGGGAAGAATTCCGAAACAGACAAATCCTGCTAAAGGAAGGCCTATCACTCCGATAAGCAGGCTCCTATCCCTTTTCTTGATATACTTGTCTTTTAACGTCAGTCGTAGGCCGATGCAATAGAACATTAGACCTGCAGCAAAGAATATTAAAATCGATAAGGTAACGAGTTGCGCTGTGTTGTATAGTTCGTACTGAACAAGGTCGTTCAAAAAGTTGTCGTCAATGACAACACCAGTGTTTACGAACGCAGCCTTCTTTGCACTCAGAACTGCGGTAGCCACGGCAAAAATGACCTCCAGAATTATCCAGAGGATCATAATGCTTTTTCTGTAGATTATCTTGTTCATGATCGCAAATCTTTCATTGGTCTACCACAGTTGAAGACCGATAGAAAGGCTTATTCTGCATGACCGAAGAATACGGTGGCGTGGTCTCCGTGTCCCTTCTGGTTGGCTTGCATGACTTTCTTGTTGATGTCAATCAGTTCAGTCTTCGTGAAGTACTTGGAAATCTCGTTGGGATTCTGCTTGAAGAAAGTAATGCCTTTCTTGTAGAAGTAGCTTCGAAGAATTGCAGAATTGTTGGAATCGTAAACGAATCGTGCAATTTTCATTCCATGCTGACGAGCCAAAAGGCTGAGGCTCTGCTGTGAATGAAGAACAATGTGGCGAGGCGCATCAAGTTGGTACCAGTTTTCCTGGTACATGTCGAATGCAATATTGGGGTACACCGGAAGAGTAATGCGTACAACGCCCTTGGGTGCAAGCAATCGCTTCAATGAATCAAACACTTCGTGTGGGTCGCTCATGTGTTCAAAGGAATCGTTCAACATAATGATGTCGAATTCACCTTCCATTTCATGAACGCTCTTTTTGTAAATCTTGACGCCGTTTTCGTAGACGATGTCTGCTTCGATAAAAGGATCGCAACCTACGGGATCCTTGACGCCATTTGCAGCCATGGAACAAAGCATCGCGCCGGCGCCGCAGCCCACATCGAGAATGCGGTGGGAGTCCTTGATTTCGCCCTTGGTCTTGGTATCCTTCGGCGTTGCGTAGCTGTAGTAACGTTCTCCGTAGAAGTCGCCGAGATTCTCCGGGACCTGGGCAATCTGCAGACACTTGCAATGAGGGCATTCGAAATATTCAAAGTTGCCTGCGTTATCAAACATCATCTCCTTTGCGAAGATGGATTTTCCTTCAGATTCCTGTTTGCAAATTCTACAAGTATGCATAAAAAGCCTCAAAGTAATTCTTTACAAAATATAATATACCGACTTTATTTGACTTTCAGTTGGTACTTGTCGGTAGGGTAGAATCCAATGTCTAAATCGCCTTGATAGACGATGAAATATTCCATTCCCAGGGGTGTGACTATATACTCGTCTTTGCTCACATCCACTTTGGTGCCGCTGTTGAATACGAAAGTGTAAGTGTGGCTTCGTTTGGATTCAGATGCTTGCTTGTCTATGATAAATTCTCTTTGGACAAAAGCGGGCTGGTCAGATTTAATGGATAAATTTTTGTTTATTGGAGTAGTGAATATTATAATGCCAACTAGGGGCGCGAACAAAACTCCTGCGAAAAACCATTTTTCGTTAAAGGACTTTGCGGGATTGCGACGTACTCTTACAAATTCAATGATAAAGAGTACAAAGCCTAAACCTGTAAGCGCAATAAGACCTGCAGCCGTATCCTGTAAGGCGTCATAATACTTGTACTGAACCAAATTACTCAAAAAGTTTTGGTCAATGAGAAATCCTTGGGGCGTATAGGGAGCCTTCAGCTTCATCATCACAACACAGATGATTGAAAGAATCACTTCCAGGATTCCCCAGATAATCAGTACGTTTTTTCTGTAAATGAGTTTGTTCACAAAGACAAAAATAAAAAAGCCGCGGGGCGTAAACCTCGCGACTTTTTAAAAGTTCCGTTGAAAGAACGATTAAGCCTTCTTGGGCATCTGCACAGCGATGTGGATGTCCTGCAGCTGCTGCAGGTCGACGTCGCTGGGGCACTGGTCCATGGGGCTAGAAGCGCTGGTGTTCTTCGGGAATGCGATGAAGTCACGGATGGATTCTTCACCTTCCATAGTTGCAACAACGCGGTCGAGACCGAAGGCGAGACCACCATGGGGAGGAGCGCCATACTTGAAGGCGTCGACGAAGAAGCCGAACTTTTCCTTAACCTGTTCTTCGGTAAGACCGAGGAGACGGAAGACCTTTTCCTGAACTTCGGGGTTGTGGATACGGACGGAACCGCCACCGATTTCAACACCGTTAAGAACGAGGTCGTATGCTTCAGCGTTGCAATCCTTCAGGTTGCCGGAGAGCATCATGTCCAGATGTTCAGGCAGCGGGTTGGTGAACGGGTGGTGCATAGCCATGTAGCGGCCTTCGGTGTCGCTGTATTCGAACATCGGGAATTCGGTGATCCAAACGAATTCGCGCTTCTTCGGGTCGCGGAGGCCCTTGATGCGAGCGACTTCGAGACGGAGCTGACCCATAGCGGTTGCAGCAATCTTTTCGGGACCTGCGATGAAGAACATCATGTCGCCGCACTTAGCGCCGACTGCATCGCGGAGTTCGTTGAGCTGTTCGGTAGTGAAGAACTTACCGACCTGAGTTTCAACTTCGTCATTTTCCTTGACGCGCATCCATACGAGACCCTTGGAACCGTACTTTGCAACGTAGGCGGTGAGTTCGTCGATCTGCTTACGGGTGAAGTCAACGCAGCCCTTAGCAGCGATACCGCGGATCTTGCCACCAGCGGCAACGCAGTTCTTGAACACGCCGAATTCGCTCTTGGCACCGATTTCGGAAACGTCATGGATTTCCAGGTCGAAGCGAAGGTCCGGCTTATCGGAACCGTACTTGAGCATAGCTTCAGCCCACTTCATGCGACGGATCTTCTTGGGAGGTTCGAAGTTCCAAACCTTACCGAGAACTTCGGTAACGAACTTGTCGAACATGCCCATCACGTCGTCCTGGTCCACGAAGGACATTTCCACGTCGATCTGGGTGAATTCCGGCTGACGGTCGGCACGGAGGTCTTCGTCACGGAAGCACTTGGCAATCTGGAAGTAGCGGTCCATGCCTGCGATCATGAGGAGCTGCTTGTACTGCTGCGGAGACTGGGGGAGAGCGTAGAACTTACCAGCGTTCACACGAGAGGGAACCAGGTAGTCACGTGCGCCTTCCGGAGTAGACTTACAGAGAACCGGAGTTTCGATGTTTTCGAAACCATTTTCATAGAAGAAGTCGTAGACAGCGCGGAGGAAGCGGCTCTTGAGCATGAGCTTCTTCTGGATCCACGGGCGACGGAGGTCCAGGTAACGGTACTGGAGGCGGAGGTCGTCGTTTTCCTTACATTCTTCGTTGGGGTCGTTAATAGCCAAAGGAGAAGTCTGGGCAGCGTTCAGAATTTCGAGTTCGCTGATCTTTACTTCGATGTCGCCGGTAGCCAGCTTTTCGTTGGCATTGCCTTCTTCACGGGCATAGACCTTACCGGTAACGCAAATCACGTATTCGTTACGGAGGGTTTCTGCATTCTTGATAACGTCGGCATTGTAGTCCGGATTGAACACAATCTGGGTCTTGCCATACTTGTCGCGGAGGTCAACAAAAATCACACCACCGTGGTCACGGCGACGGTCCACCCAACCACAGAGAGTTACGGTCTGGCCAACATCTTCCTTACGGAGCTGGCCGCAGTTATGAGTACGTTTCATTGTATTACCCTTTGGATAAAAAATTTACGGGGTGAAATGTAGAAAAAGAGAACTGTATTTGATGGCTTCCTTATAAAAAACTGCCTGTTTTGACTTCATTTTTCTCGTTTGTGTCGATCAATGGATTCCAAGTGCTACTTATCACGAAAAATTATGAGTTTATTCGCTATAAATTATGGTTTTTGGCGCAAAAAAGGCAATTGTTGAAAAATTTTGTAAAAAATGTCATGCTCGTTGTCGTTTCATCGGCGAAAAATGGTGCTTCATCGGCAAAATTTGACTTTTTTTGAAAAAAACGTTAAAAAATTGGTTCGTTTCTAAAAAATACTTGTATATTGGTATCGTCAATTTATGCTATCGGGTCCCGTATGGGATGTTTTGTGCTGTGCGCATGCATATATGGAACTTGGATGGATAACGTTTTTATTGGAGACAAATAATATGGCAGAAGATCTGCAATACCTTATGGAACGCATCCAGAAGGATGCCGTCGATAAAGCTGAAAACGAAGCTGCAGCAATCATTGCAAAGGCTAAGGAAAAGGCTGCTGAAATCGTGAAGGCAGCTGAAGAAGAAGCCCAGGCAAAGCTTGCCAAGGCCGATAAGGACGCAGAAGCATTTACAGAACGTAGCGAACGTACTCTCGAACAGTCTGCTCGCGATCTTCTCCTCTCTGTAGGCAAGAACCTCGAAAAGATGATTCTTGACCTCCTCTCCCTCCAGGTTGAAAAGTCTCTGGACGAATCTACTGTCAAGGAAATGCTCCTTGCTGTTGCCAAGAGCTACACTTCCGATGTGGAAGTTGACCTCTCCGAAGCCGATGCCAAGAAGCTCGCTTCCTTCGTCACTGGCGAATTTGCTAAGCAGGTTGCTGGCGGCGTCAAGGTCGAAAGCGATAAGGGTGTCAAGTTTGGCTTCCGCGTCAAGCTCGAAGGTGGCAAGGTTAGCCACGAATTTACTTCCGCAGCAATGGCTGATGCTCTTTCCGCATTGCTCCGTCCGCAGCTTGCAAAGGTTGTCAACGCTGCAGCACAGGCTAAGTAATTAAAGGCTATCAATGAGCGCTCCATCTTACTTAATGTCGTCGCTTCCCATGCTGGAACTGGGTGACGTGCCCCCGCTGACTATGGATGAATTCCGTAGCCGTTGCGAAGGCGTTCTCGACCAGCCTGAGTTGGAAGCTCTCGACGCGCTTTTGAATGGCGAAGAATCTGACGATGAATTCGTTGCAGCCTACCAGGCTCACGAAATCCAGATGAAGAACGTTTCCGGTAGGCTCCGTGCTCAGGCTTGGGGCCCCGAAGTTCGTTTCAGCGAACGTTCCTTCCCTGGCTACGACGTCACTTTCGCCAAGATGATTTCAGATGCGTTCGCCAAGGCAAGTCCTATTGAAAAAGAGCAGGACATTGACAAGGCTCGTTTCTGGCTCGTAGATACTCTCGCCGGTGTAGGGGAGGGTACTGTGAAGCACGTCTACGCTTATGCTATCAAGCTCCAGATTTGTGCACGTTGGGCCCGCCTTTCTGAAAAGGCCGGCGACGAAGCTGTTATCAAAGTTATTAATGCAAACGATCCTGCCTACGTGCAGGAATGACCGGAGGTCCATTTTCAATGGCTAGTATCGGAAAAATCATCGGCGTCAACGGTAACTTGATTCGCGTCAAGTTCGAAAGCGCCGTGTCTCAAAACGAAGTGGCATACGCCAAGCTGCCTTCCAAGACAGCTGACGGCAAATCCGAAATTATTCCGCTGAAGAGCGAAGTCATCCGTATCCGCGGCGACTACGCAGAACTTCAGGTGTTCGAAGACACCACCGGCCTCAAGGCTGGCGACGAAGTTGAATTCACCGGCGAACTTCTTTCCGTTGAATTGGGCCCGGGCCTTTTGACCCAGGTGTTTGATGGTCTTCAGAATCCGCTGCCTGAACTTGCAGAACAGTGCGGCTTCTTCCTGCAGCGCGGTAAGTACCTGCCGGCACTTCCCCGTGACAAGAAGTGGGCTTTCACTCCGGTTGCTAAGCCGGGTGACGTTCTCGTTGCTGGTGACACCATCGGTACCGTACCGGAAGGCGTTTTCACTCACCGCATCATGGTGCCGTTCAAGGTTCTCGGTAAGGTTACCGTCGAATCTGTCGTTGCCGCTGGCGAACATGTCGTTGAAGACGTCGTCGCAGTAGTCAAGAACGAAAAGGGCGAAAAGATTGAAATCAAGATGGTCCAGACCTGGCCGGTGAAGATGCCGATCAAGGCTTTCGAAGAACGTCTCCGCCCCACCAAGCCGCTGACCATGCAGCAGCGCATTGTGGATACCTTCTTCCCTGTGATGCAGGGTGGTACCTTCTGTACTCCGGGTCCTTTCGGTGCCGGTAAGACCGTGCTTCAGCAGCTCATGAGCCGTTACGCTGACGTGGACATCGTGATCCTCGCCGCTTGTGGTGAACGTGCAGGTGAAGTGGTGGAAACCCTTCGCGAATTCCCTGAATTGATCGACCCCCGTACCGGTCGCTCCCTCATGGAACGTACCTTGATTATTTGTAACACTTCTTCCATGCCGGTGGCTGCTCGTGAAGCTTCCGTTTACACTGGCGTGACCCTGGCTGAATACTACCGCCAGATGGGCTTGAACGTGTTGCTCCTTGCTGACTCTACTTCCCGTTGGGCTCAGGCTCTCCGTGAAATGAGCGGCCGCTTGGAAGAAATTCCGGGTGAAGAAGCCTTCCCGGCTTACCTCGAATCTGTGATCGCAGCCTTCTACGAACGCGGTGGCGTTGTTCGCCTGAAGGATGGCTCCACTGGTTCCGTGACCATCGGCGGTTCCGTTTCTCCGGCAGGTGGTAACTTCGAAGAACCCGTGACCCAGGCTACCCTTAAGGTGGTGGGCGCATTCCTCGGCCTTTCTCGTGAACGTTCCGACCAGCGCCGCTTCCCGGCAATCCACCCGTTGGATTCCTGGTCCAAGTACGAAGGCATCATCGATTCCAAGAAGGTTGCCGATGCTCGTCACATCCTCGCTGCTGGCGTTGACGTCAACAACATGATGAAGGTGGTGGGCGAAGAAGGTACTTCTATCGAAGACTTTATCACTTACCTCAAGTCCGAATACCTCGACTCCGTCTACCTGCAGCAGGACGCCTACCACGAAATCGATGCAGCTTGCACTGGCGACCGTCAGAAGTACGTATTCGACAAGGTCTATTCCATTTTGAAGACTCCGATGTCCTTCGCAGAAAAGGACGTGGCTCGTACCTTCTTCCTGAAGCTTACCCAGGCTACCAAGGACTGGAACCGCGTCGCCATGGATTCCGCTGAATTCAAGGATATCGAAGCAAGTATTTCCGCTTCCGTTAAGGAGGTAACTGTCAATGCATAATGTTGCTTACCATCGTATTGAACGCATCGCTGGTTCTGTGATTTCTTTGCGCGCCCAGGGCGTTGCAAACCAGGAACTGGCTCAGGTCACTAGCTCTTTCGGTACTTCTCTCGCTCGCGTGATCCGTATCGATGGCGACATGGTTGACCTTCAGGTCTTCGCCGGTGCCCGTGGCGTTTCTACCGACTCCGAAGTTCGCTTCCTCGGTGAACCCATGAAGGTTCCCTATTCCGAAGCTCTCCTCGGCCGCGTATTTAACGGTGCTGGTCAGCCCCGCGACAACGGTCCGGAAGTTGACGGCGAACGCATTACCATTGGTGGCCCCTCTGTGAACCCGGCAAAGCGCGTGATCCCCAAGACCATGGTGCGTACCGGTATCCCGATGATCGACGTGTTCAACACTCTCGTCGTTTCCCAGAAGCTCCCGATTTTCTCTATCGCTGGTGAACCGTACAACGAATTGCTTGCTCGTATCGCTTTGCAGGCTGAAGTTGACGTGATCGTTCTCGGCGGTATGGGCCTTAAGCACGATGACTACCTGTACCTGAAGGACTTCTTGGAAAAGAATGGTGCCCTCAGCCGTACCGTGATGTTCATGCACACCGCATCTGACCCCATCGTGGAATGCTTGCTGGTGCCTGATGCATCTCTCGCTGTTGCAGAAAAGTTTGCAACCGAAGGCAAGAACGTTCTCGTTCTTTTGACCGATATGACCAACTTTGCAGACGCCATGAAGGAAATCGCCATTACCATGGAACAGATTCCGTCTAACCGTGGTTATCCTGGCGATCTCTACTCTTCTCTCGCTAGCCGCTACGAAAAGGCTGTGGACTTCACCGACGCTGGTTCCATTACCATCCTCGCCGTGACCACCATGCCGGGCGATGACGTGACCCACCCGGTTCCGGATAACACCGGTTACATTACCGAAGGTCAGTTCTATCTCCGTAAGGGCCGTATCGAACCGTTCGGTTCTCTGTCTCGTTTGAAGCAGCAGGTGAACGGTAAGACCCGTAGCGACCACCGTACCATCATGAACACCATGATTCAGCTTTACGCTTCCTACAAGGAAACCTTGGAAAAGCAGTCCATGGGCTTCAACATGAGTAACTGGGACCAGAAGCTCTTGAAGTACGGTCAGCGTTTCGAAAAGGAAATGATGGACCTTTCCGTGAACATTCCGCTGGAACAGGCTCTCGACTTGGGTTGGGCAATCCTCGCAGACTGCTTCGAACCTGAAGAAACC of the Fibrobacter sp. genome contains:
- a CDS encoding V-type ATP synthase subunit B — protein: MHNVAYHRIERIAGSVISLRAQGVANQELAQVTSSFGTSLARVIRIDGDMVDLQVFAGARGVSTDSEVRFLGEPMKVPYSEALLGRVFNGAGQPRDNGPEVDGERITIGGPSVNPAKRVIPKTMVRTGIPMIDVFNTLVVSQKLPIFSIAGEPYNELLARIALQAEVDVIVLGGMGLKHDDYLYLKDFLEKNGALSRTVMFMHTASDPIVECLLVPDASLAVAEKFATEGKNVLVLLTDMTNFADAMKEIAITMEQIPSNRGYPGDLYSSLASRYEKAVDFTDAGSITILAVTTMPGDDVTHPVPDNTGYITEGQFYLRKGRIEPFGSLSRLKQQVNGKTRSDHRTIMNTMIQLYASYKETLEKQSMGFNMSNWDQKLLKYGQRFEKEMMDLSVNIPLEQALDLGWAILADCFEPEETGIPSKMINQYWPKKG
- a CDS encoding DUF2764 family protein, yielding MSAPSYLMSSLPMLELGDVPPLTMDEFRSRCEGVLDQPELEALDALLNGEESDDEFVAAYQAHEIQMKNVSGRLRAQAWGPEVRFSERSFPGYDVTFAKMISDAFAKASPIEKEQDIDKARFWLVDTLAGVGEGTVKHVYAYAIKLQICARWARLSEKAGDEAVIKVINANDPAYVQE
- a CDS encoding V-type ATP synthase subunit A, giving the protein MASIGKIIGVNGNLIRVKFESAVSQNEVAYAKLPSKTADGKSEIIPLKSEVIRIRGDYAELQVFEDTTGLKAGDEVEFTGELLSVELGPGLLTQVFDGLQNPLPELAEQCGFFLQRGKYLPALPRDKKWAFTPVAKPGDVLVAGDTIGTVPEGVFTHRIMVPFKVLGKVTVESVVAAGEHVVEDVVAVVKNEKGEKIEIKMVQTWPVKMPIKAFEERLRPTKPLTMQQRIVDTFFPVMQGGTFCTPGPFGAGKTVLQQLMSRYADVDIVILAACGERAGEVVETLREFPELIDPRTGRSLMERTLIICNTSSMPVAAREASVYTGVTLAEYYRQMGLNVLLLADSTSRWAQALREMSGRLEEIPGEEAFPAYLESVIAAFYERGGVVRLKDGSTGSVTIGGSVSPAGGNFEEPVTQATLKVVGAFLGLSRERSDQRRFPAIHPLDSWSKYEGIIDSKKVADARHILAAGVDVNNMMKVVGEEGTSIEDFITYLKSEYLDSVYLQQDAYHEIDAACTGDRQKYVFDKVYSILKTPMSFAEKDVARTFFLKLTQATKDWNRVAMDSAEFKDIEASISASVKEVTVNA
- the aqpZ gene encoding aquaporin Z, encoding MKLSTRAIAEAIGTFWLVFGGCGAAVLACGVPNTGIGYVGVSLAFGLTVLTMAYALGHISGCHLNPAVTLGQVAGGRFPAKEAPAYIIAQVIGGIIAAAVLFCIAHPDLTNAGVGAFATNGWSESLEGGRNAFGGTTFGMCSAFLIEVVLTAIFLFVIMGATDGRAPAGFAPIAIGLCLTLIHLISIPVTNTSVNPARSTAVAVFVGGTAIKQLWLFWVAPILGGVLGGFGYKCLAECKCGKK
- a CDS encoding class I SAM-dependent methyltransferase, which encodes MHTCRICKQESEGKSIFAKEMMFDNAGNFEYFECPHCKCLQIAQVPENLGDFYGERYYSYATPKDTKTKGEIKDSHRILDVGCGAGAMLCSMAANGVKDPVGCDPFIEADIVYENGVKIYKKSVHEMEGEFDIIMLNDSFEHMSDPHEVFDSLKRLLAPKGVVRITLPVYPNIAFDMYQENWYQLDAPRHIVLHSQQSLSLLARQHGMKIARFVYDSNNSAILRSYFYKKGITFFKQNPNEISKYFTKTELIDINKKVMQANQKGHGDHATVFFGHAE
- a CDS encoding ATPase — protein: MAEDLQYLMERIQKDAVDKAENEAAAIIAKAKEKAAEIVKAAEEEAQAKLAKADKDAEAFTERSERTLEQSARDLLLSVGKNLEKMILDLLSLQVEKSLDESTVKEMLLAVAKSYTSDVEVDLSEADAKKLASFVTGEFAKQVAGGVKVESDKGVKFGFRVKLEGGKVSHEFTSAAMADALSALLRPQLAKVVNAAAQAK
- the aspS gene encoding aspartate--tRNA ligase; protein product: MKRTHNCGQLRKEDVGQTVTLCGWVDRRRDHGGVIFVDLRDKYGKTQIVFNPDYNADVIKNAETLRNEYVICVTGKVYAREEGNANEKLATGDIEVKISELEILNAAQTSPLAINDPNEECKENDDLRLQYRYLDLRRPWIQKKLMLKSRFLRAVYDFFYENGFENIETPVLCKSTPEGARDYLVPSRVNAGKFYALPQSPQQYKQLLMIAGMDRYFQIAKCFRDEDLRADRQPEFTQIDVEMSFVDQDDVMGMFDKFVTEVLGKVWNFEPPKKIRRMKWAEAMLKYGSDKPDLRFDLEIHDVSEIGAKSEFGVFKNCVAAGGKIRGIAAKGCVDFTRKQIDELTAYVAKYGSKGLVWMRVKENDEVETQVGKFFTTEQLNELRDAVGAKCGDMMFFIAGPEKIAATAMGQLRLEVARIKGLRDPKKREFVWITEFPMFEYSDTEGRYMAMHHPFTNPLPEHLDMMLSGNLKDCNAEAYDLVLNGVEIGGGSVRIHNPEVQEKVFRLLGLTEEQVKEKFGFFVDAFKYGAPPHGGLAFGLDRVVATMEGEESIRDFIAFPKNTSASSPMDQCPSDVDLQQLQDIHIAVQMPKKA